A stretch of DNA from Limnohabitans sp. MORI2:
AGGCGTATGTACCTCAGACCTTGCCCCTGCGTTGGGTCCGTGGCAAATGGCGTGCTGATTTGAAGCTTCAGTTCAGCGATGCACCAGATCGTTTGGCCTTGCTGCTCAATGGAACGTCGCAACTGCAAGATGTGGTGATCAACGATGTGCACGATCGTGCCTTACTGTCATTCAAAACCTTGGCCATGTCATTGAGTCCTAGTGACGTCTTAGCGGGTCCTTTGCTGTTCAGTCAGGTGACGTTAGAGGCCCCTCAAATCGCGTGGCACATCAACCGAGACGGCAAACCCAATTGGATGGTTGGTGAGCCACTTGCTCAGCCTGAGCAGAGCACGCCGATCAAAACAAAGTCGCCTTTGGAAATGCAAGTCGCGCAGTTCAATCTGCGTCGTGGTGTCGCGATGTTTTCAGATGGGTCTGTCAAACCGGCCGTGCAAACGCGCATCACGGACATCAACGCTGAGATGACCAACATCAGCACACAGCCGGGCGCACAAGCCGAGCTGGCGCTCAAGGCGAACTTGGGCTCTGCTGCACCGTTGCAGTTGCAGGCGCGTGTACAGCCGCTCGACCTGACGGCCTTTTTGGATGCAAAGTTGCAGGTCAGTGGTATGGATCTCATCCAGTTTTCAGGTTATGCCCAAAAATATTTGGGTTACCCGATCCACCGAGGCAAGTTGTCGATGGACGCGAGTTACCGCATCCAAGACAAACAACTGCAAGCAGACAACCACGTCGTCATTGACCATTTGACTTTGGGCGAGCCAGTGTCAAGCCCACACGCGATTGATGCGCCGGTGTCTTTGGGGGTGTCGTTGCTCACAAACAGCAGCGGACAAATTGACATCGATTTGCCCATGTCGGGTGCGGTGGATGCGCCTGCGTTTTCGTTGGGTGGCTTGGTGGCTCAGACCATCGGCAATACGCTGGTCAAAGTCGTCACAGCGCCGGTGCGTGCCGTTGGAAGTTTGCTAGGGAGTGAGGACAAGGAGGACTGAGGTCGCACCCTCAGCCCAACATACGAATACGCTCCACATGCGCCAGTAACGAGCGCATGGCCACGGGCCACAAACGGGGTGGCACATCGTCGTAAGCCAGCTTCACCCAATCATCCATGCTGCCCTCGGGGTGCTGCTGCATGACTTTCAAAATTTTGGCTTCGCGTTTGAGGCGGTGGGCTTTGAGGTGGTTGATGCAAGCACGCGCATCGTGCGGCGCATCCCACAAGTTGCCCAGCACATAGCCGTGTGCAGGCAGGATGAATTCAATGCGGTCTTGCTCGCATGCGGTCAACAGTTTGTCGAGCGAGTTTAAGTAGTCGTTCATGTTGCCATCGGGCGGATCAATGACGGTGGTGCTGCCGTTGAGCACATGGTCGCCGCTGAACAACAAGCCGTCTTCTTCGAGCACCAAGCATAGGTGGTTGGCGGCATGGCCCGGTGTATGAATCACACGCAAGGTGTGCGTCACACCGTTGCCTTGCAAGATCAAGCGCTCACCATCGTCAAGCTCGCGGTCTGGGGTGAACTGGCTGTGTGCTCGCGCAGAGGTGTGTGAGGCCAGGCCCAAAACGGGGGGCGTGTGTCCATGTTGTGCACACAGGGCTTGCAGCGGTGCTGCCCCTGGTGAGTGGTCAGGGTGCGAATGCGTGCACACGATGTAGCGGATGTTGCCGCCAGCAGCACGCCACAAGCGGTCGAGGTGTTCGGCATCTTCGGGGCCAGGGTCGATGGCCGCGTAACCAGTGTCGGGGTCGCCCACCAAATAGCTGTTGGTGCCGGGGCCGGTCATCACGCCCGGGTTGGGGGCGGTGAGGCGCTGCACGTTTTTGAGCAGCAGCACGGGTTGGTCACTCACCCAATCCAGGTGATGCAGCATTTGTCCATCGGGGCAGGTGAGGGCGAGTTCACCAAATGGCCCCTCGTGCTCCATATAACGTTCTTCTTTACCGCCCAACCAACCTGCACGCGGACAGCTGGTGAACCAAGGTTGTTCGCTGGCGCAGTCCGCCAACACGCTGTCGACCGTGGCGTAGCATTGCATGCGCTCTAGGGTTTTGATGGTGGGGTAGATGATGAAGAAGTCGCCTTGGGCGTGGCGGCTCAGCGCTTCCGCAGGGCGTATCCACTCGGGTGCGAATTGTTCTTTCTCATCGGCCACGGGTGTTTGCGCGTCGGGCATGCGGGCTACCAAAAACGGCACATCAAAGCGACGAGGCAGGTCGCGGTCGGTGATCCAGTGGGCCAGCACAAACACTTCGTCAGCCGCGAGCGTTAGGCCGCGTGCTGCACACTGCTGGGCGAAATCGCCGCCGGAGGCTTTGCGGTCAAGCGCGGCAATGTCAGCCGCATTGGCCATTTGGCCGTTGGCGTGGCGGGCCAGCAAGATGCCAAGTTCTTCAAAGCTTTCGCGAATGGCGGCAATGGCTTGCGTGAGGTGCAAGTCACTTTGCGTAGCGCGGCGTTTGGCATGAGCGTGGGCCTGTGCATCCGCTGCGTCAATGCCACCGCCCGGGAACACATACGCGCCCGGTGCGAAGCTGGCCGTCATGGAGCGGCGGGTCATGAGCACTTCTAGGCCTTGCGGGCCATCGCGCAACAGCAGCACGGTCGCTGCTGACAGCAGGCGCGCAGGTTCTTTGTGAGGATGAAGGAGTTGGGTAGATCTAACCATTCGTGCATTATGAAGAAGCCAATTCGTTAAATCTTTTGATTACCGAGTATTTACCCTTGCGTAAAAGCCGTATGAAAGTTGGCCGTGTTCGCTATAACAATTTGCCCAAGACAACCATAAGGAGTGATTCACATGCAAAGACGCACTTTCAAAGCTGCCATCGGTTTGGCGCTGACGTTGACCGCACTTGCGATGCCACAGTGGGCCCATGCGCAAGCATGGCCAAGCAAGCAGCCCATCAAGATGGTGGCCGTGTTTCCGCCCGGTGGTTCGGTGGACCAAGTGGCTCGCATTTTGGGGCAGCAACTCAGCACGCAAATTGGTCAAAGTGTGATTGTGGAAAACCGTGGCGGTGCATCGGGTGCTATTGGTACGGCTGCTGTGGCGCAGTCTGCACCTGATGGGTATACCTTTGCCGTGGTGTTTGACACCCACGGTGTGAACCCCGCGCTCAATCCCAACTTGCCTTACGACAGCAAAAAAGATTTGGTGCCTTTGGTGTTGGTAGGCACATCGCCCATGGTGTTGGCGACGCACGTGAACTCTGAATACAAAACCTTCAAAGACGTGGTGGACGCTGCCAAGGCTAAGAAGAACGTGGGTTTTGGCTCCATCGGTAACGGTAGCTTGGGCCACTTGGCCATGGCCTTGCTGGGCAAGGATGCCAATTTGGAATGGACACACATTCCCTACAAAGGCGGTGGCCCCTTGATGAGCGATGCCATCTCAGGCCACGTGCCTTTGTCCATCGCTTCCGTCTTTGTGACCAAGCCCCACATCGACAGCGGTCGCATGCGCCCATTGGCCGTGACCACCAGCAAACGTGCCGCTGATTTGCCGAACGTGCCCACCATTGCCGAAAATGGCTACCCCGGCTTTGAGGCCCCTGCTTGGTGGGCTGTGTTGGCTCCCGCCAAAACACCGGCTGATGTGGTCAAGCGTATGAATGAAGAGCTCAACAAAGCGCTCAAGAACCCCGAAGTAGCTAAGAAGCTCGACGCGCAAGGCATTGACATCATGGGCGGCACAACAGCACAAGCAGCGGCATTCATTGACAAGCAAATGAACATTTGGTCCAAAGTAGTCAAAGACAACGGCATCAAGGCGGATTAACTTTTAATCGCGCCCTCCAACAAATAGGCCACCCAATTGGGTGGCCTATTTACATTCAGCGAGGGGGTTCGCCGTCGGGCGTAATTTGGAAGGCGCCTAAAAAGCGCGCCACCATGTTGTAGGCCGAGATGGCGATGGTGAGCTCCACCAGTTCGGTGGTGGTGAAGCGTGTTTGCATGGCGGCAAACAGCGCATCTTCAATTTTGGCATTGACTGTGAGTTGTGCGGCGTATTGCACCACCAAGCGTTCAATTTCGCCCAAGTCTGCATCGGTCACGGGCTGGCGAGCGTCGCCTTGCACCACGCGGTTCAAAGCGTCTAGCTCGGCTTGTGTGCCACCTGCTGTCAAAAAATCGGGTGCGTGGTGGTGGTATTCGTACTTGGCATCGGTCAACAGCGCCACGGTGCAAATGCCCAATTCGCAGAGCTTGCGGCTGGTGGGTAGACCCGTGCGCACATTCTTCATGTACACGTTCCAGCCACGTGCCACTGGCTCACTCCACAGCAGGGCTCGGTCGAGGTTGATCAGCTCACCGCCACGGCGGGCCAAGATGGCGTCGACCAAGTCTTGAGGTTGGTGTTTTTGTTCGGGGGTCCAAGCTGGAATGCGCATGTGAAACAGAGGTTGATTAACAAAGGGCCTGCAGGATAAACGCTAGCGCGCTCAAGAGCTGACCTTTGAGCGACAGCCTTTGCGTAGCCAAGGGGAATGCCAAGGCTCGCAAGCGCGTGTCGCGTGGTGTGCATCGTGGCCGATAATCAGCCCATGCGAATTCGCTTCACCAAAATGCAGGGCGCCGGCAACGACTTCGTGGTCTTGGACGAGACCACGGAGCGCTTGCACCTCACGCCCGCTCACTACCGCTTTCTGGCCGACCGCCACTTTGGCGTGGGCGCAGACCAAATTCTCACTGTGCGCCCCGCGCCGCAGCCTGACGTGGACTTTGAATACGTCATCCACAACGCCGATGGCGGCGAGGTGGAGCAGTGCGGCAATGGCTCACGCTGCTTTGTGCGCTTTGTGCGCGAACAGGGCCTGACCGACAAAACCACGGTGCGCGTCAAAGTGCATGGCGGTGTCATCACCTTGCAAGAGATGTCCGATGGTCAAGTGACGGTCGACATGGGGGCGCCCGTGTTTGATTTGCCACTAGTGCCCTTTGCACCCAAATACGCCGTGGCAATTAACGACACGCAATGGCAATTGCAACTGGGCAATGGTGACTCACCCAAAGTGGGCGTGGTGTCTATGGGTAACCCACATGCCGTGCAAGTGGTGGACGATGTGGACACTGCCCTCGTGTTGGAGCAAGGCCCTCTCATTGAAAACCATGCGGCTTTTCCTAAGCGCGTGAACGCGGGTTTCATGCAAGTGCTCAATCGCGGTGCCGTGCGCTTGCGCGTGTTTGAGCGCGGCGCTGGCGAAACCCTGGCTTGCGGCACAGGTGCATGTGCGGCGGTCGTCACCGGCATTCGCTGGGGCTTGCTTGATTCACGCGTGACGGTGCAAACCCACGGCGGCACACTCACCATTGAATGGCAGGGCGGCGACACATCTGTGCGCATGACTGGCCCTGCCACCACCGTCTTTCAAGGCGAAATCACTCTTCCAGACACTTTATGACCCACGCTGCTATGAACCCCATCACCGAAGACGACATTGCCAATTTCCTGGTGCATACGCCTGATTTTTTTGAGCGCCATGCCGAGCTGTTGTCAGCCGTCAAACTGACCAGCCCACACAGCCATCGTGCGGTGAGCTTGCAAGAGCGTCAAGCCGAAATGATGCGCGAAAAAATTCGCGTGCTCGAGCTGCGCATGATGGACATGATGCGCCACGGCACAGAAAACGAGGTGCTGATCGAGCGCATGCAACGCTGGGTCAAAACCTTGCTGATGACCAGCAATGCGCGCGATTTGCCGCACACCATTGCCGATCACATTCAACACGACTTCATGGTCCCGCAAGTGGCCATCAAGGTGTGGGGCGTGGGCGAGTCATTTCAAATTGAGCCTTTCGCACAAGGCGCGACAGATGCCATCAAAGAATTTGCTGCCACATTGGCCACACCCTATGTGGGCATCAACCACAACTTCGATGCGGTGCAGTGGTTGGCTGAGCCTGAGGCCGCGCAGTCGGTGGCCATCATCGCTTTGCGCGCCACACGCCCTGAGGACACGCCACAAACTGCCGCCGCACAACCCGTGATTGGCTTGTTGGTGTTGGCCTCGCCCGACCCACAGCGCTACTACGAAGGCATGGGTACCACCATCATCGAGCGCATGGGTGACTTGGCCAGCGCAGCGCTCTCACATCTCCGTTAAAAACTACGCATTCAAAGCACATGGACCTGGTCGCCCGCTACCTCGACCACGTTCGCTTTGAAAAGCGCTTGGCTGAGCGTACCGTCACGCTCTACAGCCTCGACCTAGAAAAACTCACCGACTACGCAGACCAAGCCAATGTGGCACTCGAAGCGGTGCAAAGTACACACATCCGTCGTTGGGTGGCACAGATGCACAGCGGTGGCCGCAGCGGACGCGGCATTGCGCTCATCCTCTCGGGCTGGCGAGGTTTTTATGTGTGGCTCGGCCGTCAAGGCTTGGTCAGTAGTAACCCCGTGCAAGATGTGCGTGCGCCTAAAGCCCCAAAGCCTTTGCCCAAAGCACTGAGCGTGGACGATGCTGTGCAATTAGCCGAATACAAAACGCCATATGACGCAAGCGATCCTTGGCTAGACTGCCGCGACGCTGCACTGGTGGAACTGCTGTACGGCTGTGGCCTGCGCGTGGGCGAATTGGTTGGCTTAGATGTGCAAGCGGGCGCACAAGCCAAAGGCTGGATCGATTTTGAAGGCGGCGAAGCCCACGTACTGGGTAAAGGCAGCAAACGCCGCAGCGTGCCTGTGGGTGGCAAAGCTTTAGAAGCCATGCAAGCTTGGATAGCCGTGCGCGAGCAAGGCCTAACCCCCGCCACTGCCGAACAAACCGCGATGTTCATTGGTCGCAACGGCACGCGCCTGACCGCGCAAGCTGTGTGGCAGCGCTTGCGTCAGCGCAGCTTGAAAGCGGGGTTGTCTACGCCCGTGCATCCGCACATGCTGCGTCACTCATTTGCCAGCCATGTGCTGCAGTCCAGCCAAGATTTGCGCGGGGTGCAAGAGTTGCTGGGCCACGCCAACATCACCACCACGCAGGTGTATACGCGGTTGGATTTTCAGCATTTGGCCAAAGCGTATGACGCGGCGCACCCGAGGGCGCGTAAAAAATAATCAAGGGTTTGGATGGCTTGGCGCTTCCCAATCTGCTGGGATCCAAAGCAAATCGGCGGCGTTGGCTTTGATGCGCTGACGCGTGTTGCCCACAAATGCCCAATCAACCATGAGTGCGCTGAGCTGAAACCTCAAAAGTCTTGGCTCTGCCCACGTTGAGCGGGTCACCAGACAAAGTTGTCCATCTTCTGGCCGGATGCAACTGATGGAAAGCCAGCCATTTTCTTTGCTCAAACCGCGCTCACTGTGATTTTTGAATGAGGGATGACTGTAAAAGTGACAGATTTTTAAAAGTAATTTGCGATCAATATATTTTTGAGTTTCGATCAATGAGGCAAGCGGCCATCTCTGCCGCGACAATCAAAGCAATGAAAACCATCAAACTCAAAGCAGGCAAAGAACGCTCGGCCCTGCGCCGTCACCCTTGGATTTTTGAAGGCGCGATTGCCAAAGGCGGTGGCGACTCGGGCGAGACAGTGCGTGTGGAGAGCGCTGAGGGGCAGTTCTTGGGCTGGGCCTCGTTCAGCCCCAACTCCAAAATCCGTGCGCGCATTTGGAGCTTTGACGAAAAGCAACGCATTGACGCTTCGTTTTTCAAAGCCTCCATCGCCCGTGCCATTGCAGCGCGCAGCCGTTTTGACATTCAAAGCAACGGCGTGCGGCTGATTCACGGTGAGTCCGATGGTCTGCCCGGCCTCATCGTCGACCGTTATGGCGACATCTTGGTGGCCGCGTTTTTGTCGTGCGGTACGGAGCGCTGGAAAAGCGTGATTGCCGACGAGTTGCTGGCGCAAACGGGCTTAACGAAACTCTACGAACGCTCAGACGCCAACGTGCGCCAACTCGAAGGCTTGCCCGAAGTCACGGGCTGGTTGCGCGGCAAGGGCGAGACTGGCGTGGTGCTGCGCGAACACGA
This window harbors:
- a CDS encoding DUF484 family protein, with the translated sequence MTHAAMNPITEDDIANFLVHTPDFFERHAELLSAVKLTSPHSHRAVSLQERQAEMMREKIRVLELRMMDMMRHGTENEVLIERMQRWVKTLLMTSNARDLPHTIADHIQHDFMVPQVAIKVWGVGESFQIEPFAQGATDAIKEFAATLATPYVGINHNFDAVQWLAEPEAAQSVAIIALRATRPEDTPQTAAAQPVIGLLVLASPDPQRYYEGMGTTIIERMGDLASAALSHLR
- the dapF gene encoding diaminopimelate epimerase encodes the protein MRIRFTKMQGAGNDFVVLDETTERLHLTPAHYRFLADRHFGVGADQILTVRPAPQPDVDFEYVIHNADGGEVEQCGNGSRCFVRFVREQGLTDKTTVRVKVHGGVITLQEMSDGQVTVDMGAPVFDLPLVPFAPKYAVAINDTQWQLQLGNGDSPKVGVVSMGNPHAVQVVDDVDTALVLEQGPLIENHAAFPKRVNAGFMQVLNRGAVRLRVFERGAGETLACGTGACAAVVTGIRWGLLDSRVTVQTHGGTLTIEWQGGDTSVRMTGPATTVFQGEITLPDTL
- a CDS encoding tripartite tricarboxylate transporter substrate binding protein, which encodes MQRRTFKAAIGLALTLTALAMPQWAHAQAWPSKQPIKMVAVFPPGGSVDQVARILGQQLSTQIGQSVIVENRGGASGAIGTAAVAQSAPDGYTFAVVFDTHGVNPALNPNLPYDSKKDLVPLVLVGTSPMVLATHVNSEYKTFKDVVDAAKAKKNVGFGSIGNGSLGHLAMALLGKDANLEWTHIPYKGGGPLMSDAISGHVPLSIASVFVTKPHIDSGRMRPLAVTTSKRAADLPNVPTIAENGYPGFEAPAWWAVLAPAKTPADVVKRMNEELNKALKNPEVAKKLDAQGIDIMGGTTAQAAAFIDKQMNIWSKVVKDNGIKAD
- a CDS encoding MBL fold metallo-hydrolase, translated to MVRSTQLLHPHKEPARLLSAATVLLLRDGPQGLEVLMTRRSMTASFAPGAYVFPGGGIDAADAQAHAHAKRRATQSDLHLTQAIAAIRESFEELGILLARHANGQMANAADIAALDRKASGGDFAQQCAARGLTLAADEVFVLAHWITDRDLPRRFDVPFLVARMPDAQTPVADEKEQFAPEWIRPAEALSRHAQGDFFIIYPTIKTLERMQCYATVDSVLADCASEQPWFTSCPRAGWLGGKEERYMEHEGPFGELALTCPDGQMLHHLDWVSDQPVLLLKNVQRLTAPNPGVMTGPGTNSYLVGDPDTGYAAIDPGPEDAEHLDRLWRAAGGNIRYIVCTHSHPDHSPGAAPLQALCAQHGHTPPVLGLASHTSARAHSQFTPDRELDDGERLILQGNGVTHTLRVIHTPGHAANHLCLVLEEDGLLFSGDHVLNGSTTVIDPPDGNMNDYLNSLDKLLTACEQDRIEFILPAHGYVLGNLWDAPHDARACINHLKAHRLKREAKILKVMQQHPEGSMDDWVKLAYDDVPPRLWPVAMRSLLAHVERIRMLG
- a CDS encoding DUF748 domain-containing protein, with product MSIKELSFAIRRVAIALLCLVVVMWVTPLGIKWLLVQQLHHVLHREVMVQAVHLHPLSLSLRVDGLSVKNTDGSEWVGWQSLTVDVSAKSFLQRALVLDALTVQSLRVSVVHLGQGRFDFSDLLQSDSQERTTTKLPPFVLHELTIHDGRIRLEDRPFERTHTVEYFELMLPLVSSLSGENGFTLKPELSAVFNGAPVHLTGHVRPLADAPDGVLALSVAAFDLSALQAYVPQTLPLRWVRGKWRADLKLQFSDAPDRLALLLNGTSQLQDVVINDVHDRALLSFKTLAMSLSPSDVLAGPLLFSQVTLEAPQIAWHINRDGKPNWMVGEPLAQPEQSTPIKTKSPLEMQVAQFNLRRGVAMFSDGSVKPAVQTRITDINAEMTNISTQPGAQAELALKANLGSAAPLQLQARVQPLDLTAFLDAKLQVSGMDLIQFSGYAQKYLGYPIHRGKLSMDASYRIQDKQLQADNHVVIDHLTLGEPVSSPHAIDAPVSLGVSLLTNSSGQIDIDLPMSGAVDAPAFSLGGLVAQTIGNTLVKVVTAPVRAVGSLLGSEDKED
- a CDS encoding carboxymuconolactone decarboxylase family protein is translated as MRIPAWTPEQKHQPQDLVDAILARRGGELINLDRALLWSEPVARGWNVYMKNVRTGLPTSRKLCELGICTVALLTDAKYEYHHHAPDFLTAGGTQAELDALNRVVQGDARQPVTDADLGEIERLVVQYAAQLTVNAKIEDALFAAMQTRFTTTELVELTIAISAYNMVARFLGAFQITPDGEPPR
- a CDS encoding tyrosine recombinase XerC; translated protein: MDLVARYLDHVRFEKRLAERTVTLYSLDLEKLTDYADQANVALEAVQSTHIRRWVAQMHSGGRSGRGIALILSGWRGFYVWLGRQGLVSSNPVQDVRAPKAPKPLPKALSVDDAVQLAEYKTPYDASDPWLDCRDAALVELLYGCGLRVGELVGLDVQAGAQAKGWIDFEGGEAHVLGKGSKRRSVPVGGKALEAMQAWIAVREQGLTPATAEQTAMFIGRNGTRLTAQAVWQRLRQRSLKAGLSTPVHPHMLRHSFASHVLQSSQDLRGVQELLGHANITTTQVYTRLDFQHLAKAYDAAHPRARKK